From the Zonotrichia albicollis isolate bZonAlb1 chromosome Z, bZonAlb1.hap1, whole genome shotgun sequence genome, one window contains:
- the LNPEP gene encoding leucyl-cystinyl aminopeptidase isoform X1, with translation MEPFPSDKIQLPRNMIENSMFEEEPDVVDLAKEPCLHPLEPDEVEYEPRSSRLLVRGLGEHEMDDDEEDYESSAKLLGMSFMNRSSSLQNNMSAYRQNPNGSCSVPSTRTLVVCTVAFVIAFSLIIVIYLLPKCTFTKEGCHKKNHTMELIYPLATNGKLFPWAKIRLPPDVVPLHYDLVLQPNLTTLKFTGSVKIVVNILHVTRKIVLHSSGLNITKATITSAQGQQAKPVEFLEYPLHDQIALIAPEALLAGQNYTVDMEYSSNLSDTYYGFYKISYKDENSKQRWFAATQFEPLAARSAFPCFDEPALKATFLIKIKRDEKLSTLSNMPKKATTPVTNGIVQDEFFVSLKMSTYLLAFVVADLKNISRETNGTLVSVYAIPQHLNQVGYALDTAVKLLEFYQKYFFMKYPLEKLDLVAIPDFQSGAMENWGLITFRETTLLFDNSTSSARDKKLITAVIAHELAHQWFGNLVTMEWWNDLWLNEGFATFMEYFAMEEVFPELRSDEDFLTLIFKAMIKDALNSSHPVSSSVQSSEQIEEMFDALSYIKGASLLLMLKHYLTKDVFQAGIEVYLRNHSYGTAQSDDLWDSMNEITSGTLDVKKMMKTWIVHKGFPLVTVVRKGKNISVQQEKFLYRVEPENWTSDASYLWHIPLTYITNRCNFTHCTNAYLLDQKSAVIELPEEVEWIKFNVDMNGYYVVHYAEDWKTLIDLLKKNHTALSPKDRANLINNIFNLARLGRESLEKAFELIDYLNKENSTAPLTQALFQLSFIYSLVDKKGEQQLAARVMHRIEHLLGDKMDQQHWTDDGTLSERELRSTLLAFACTHDIRNCRTTAARMFETWMESNGTVSLPSDVMKAIFAVGAKSDDGWEFLLKMYFSSVSEAEKSKMIEALASTEDARKLIWLMQNSLEGEIIRSQELSHIISTVSQSLPGYLLAWDFVKENWEKLTRKFHLGSYTIQNIITWSTSQFATKAHLLEVKSFFESKSEESSQLHCVKEAIDTIQLNIQWMERNLAKLQELL, from the exons ataaAATCCAGTTACCCAGGAATATGATTGAGAATAGCATGTTTGAAGAGGAGCCCGATGTGGTTGACCTGGCAAAAGAGCCTTGTTTACATCCACTGGAGCCTGATGAAGTGGAATATGAACCAAGAAGCTCTCGTCTCTTGGTGCGTGGCCTTGGAGAACATGAAATggatgatgatgaggaggatTATGAGTCATCAGCAAAATTATTGGGGATGTCCTTCATGAACAGAAGCTCGAGTCTGCAGAATAACATGTCTGCATATAGACAAAATCCAAATGGATCATGCTCAGTTCCCTCTACGAGGACCTTGGTGGTTTGCACAGTTGCTTTTGTGATTGCATTTTCATTAATAATAGTGATTTATCTTCTTCCCAAGTGTACATTTACCAAAGAAGGCTGccataaaaaaaatcatacaaTGGAACTAATATATCCTTTGGCAACCAatggaaaattatttccatGGGCAAAAATTAGACTTCCTCCTGATGTTGTACCACTGCACTATGATCTTGTCTTGCAGCCAAATTTAACTACTCTGAAATTTACAGGCTCCGTAAAGATAGTGGTCAACATCCTCCATGTAACTCGTAAGATTGTACTTCACAGCTCAGGACTTAATATCACCAAGGCGACAATTACTTCAGCACAAGGGCAGCAAGCAAAGCCAGTTGAATTCCTGGAATATCCATTGCATGACCAGATTGCACTCATTGCTCCGGAGGCTCTCCTTGCTGGACAGAATTACACTGTCGACATGGAATATTCATCTAATTTATCAGACACCTACTATGGCTTCTACAAAATTTCTTACAAGGATGAGAACTCTAAGCAAAG GTGGTTTGCAGCAACTCAGTTTGAACCTCTGGCAGCAAGGTCTGCTTTTCCATGCTTTGATGAACCAGCACTTAAAGCTACTTTTTTAATCAAGATCAAAAGGGATGAGAAACTTTCCACTCTGTCAAATATGCCAAAG AAAGCCACTACACCTGTGACAAATGGAATTGTTCAAGATGAGTTTTTTGTGAGTTTGAAGATGAGCACCTATCTACTAGCTTTTGTTGTTGCAGACTTGAAAAACATCAGCAGGGAAACTAATGGGACTCTG GTATCTGTCTATGCCATACCGCAGCATCTAAACCAAGTTGGGTATGCCCTAGACACAGCAGTGAAGCTTCTGGAATTTTaccaaaaatacttttttatgAAATACCCTCTTGAAAAATTAG ATCTGGTAGCAATTCCTGATTTTCAATCTGGTGCAATGGAAAATTGGGGCTTGATCACCTTCCGAGAAACAACACTCTTATTTGACAATAGCACTTCTTCAGCAAGGGATAAAAAGCTAATAACTGCAGTGATAGCACATGAGCTTGCCCATCAG TGGTTTGGCAATCTAGTAACTATGGAATGGTGGAATGATCTCTGGCTGAATGAGGGATTTGCCACATTCATGGAATACTTTGCCATGGAGGAGGTTTTTCCAGAATTACGTTCA GATGAAGATTTCCTTACTTTAATTTTCAAGGCTATGATTAAGGATGCCTTGAATTCTTCACATCCAGTCTCTTCTTCTGTTCAGTCGTCAGAGCAAATTGAGGAAATGTTTGATGCTCTTTCTTACATCAAG GGGGCTTCACTTCTTTTGATGCTGAAGCATTATCTCACTAAGGATGTTTTCCAAGCTGGCATTGAGGTATACTTGCGTAATCACAGCTATGGAACTGCCCAGAGTGATGACCTATGGGACAGCATGAATGAG ATTACCAGTGGAACACTAGATGTAAAAAAAATGATGAAGACGTGGATTGTGCATAAAGGATTTCCTTTAGTCACAGTTGTCCGAAAGGGAAAGAATATTTCAGTACAACAGGAGAAATTCTTGTATCGTGTGGAACCGGAAAATTGGACATCAGATGCAAG ttACCTGTGGCATATTCCTCTCACTTACATAACAAATAGGTGCAACTTCACCCATTGCACTAATGCATATTTACTGGATCAGAAGTCAG CTGTCATTGAACTTCCAGAAGAGGTGGAATGGATAAAATTCAATGTGGACATGAATGGCTATTACGTAGTACACTATGCTGAAGACTGGAAAACACTGATTGATctcttgaaaaaaaaccacactgcTCTGAGTCCTAAAGACAGAGCAAATTTGATCAACAATATCTTCAACCTTGCACG TCTAGGAAGAGAGTCTCTGGAAAAGGCCTTTGAGTTGATTGATTACCTCAACAAAGAGAACAGCACTGCACCACTTACTCAAGCTTTGTTCCAGCTGAGTTTTATATACAGCCTTGTAGACAAAAAAGGTGAACAACAACTGGCAGCACGAGTCATG CATAGGATAGAGCACTTGCTTGGAGATAAAATGGATCAACAGCACTGGACAGATGATGGGACCCTGTCTGAACGAGAGCTCCGGTCAACACTGCTGGCTTTTGCCTGCACCCATGATATAAGAAACTGTAGAACAACTGCTGCTAGGATGTTTGAGACTTGGATGGAGTCTAATGGAACAGTAAG TCTGCCTAGTGATGTTATGAAAGCCATATTTGCAGTTGGTGCCAAGTCTGATGATGGCTGGGAATTCCTCCTGAAGATGTATTTCTCTTCAGTttctgaagcagagaaaagcaaaatgatTGAAGCCTTGGCCAGCACAGAAGATGCCAGAAAGCTGATCTG GCTAATGCAGAACAGTCTTGAAGGAGAAATCATCAGGTCACAGGAGCTTTCACATATCATATCAACCGTTAGCCAGAGTTTGCCTGGATATTTGCTGGCCTGGGACTTCGTCAAAGAGAACTGGGAAAAGCTTACACGAAA GTTTCACCTAGGCTCTTATACTATCCAGAATATTATTACCTGGTCAACTTCTCAGTTTGCAACAAAGGCACATCTGCTTGAG GTCAAGTCATTTTTTGAGTCAAAATCAGAAGAGAGTTCTCAACTGCATTGTGTAAAAGAGGCAATTGACACAATTCAGCTCAATATCCAGTGGATGGAGAGAAACTTGGCAAAGCTACAAGAACTGCTGTAG
- the LNPEP gene encoding leucyl-cystinyl aminopeptidase isoform X2, with protein sequence MIENSMFEEEPDVVDLAKEPCLHPLEPDEVEYEPRSSRLLVRGLGEHEMDDDEEDYESSAKLLGMSFMNRSSSLQNNMSAYRQNPNGSCSVPSTRTLVVCTVAFVIAFSLIIVIYLLPKCTFTKEGCHKKNHTMELIYPLATNGKLFPWAKIRLPPDVVPLHYDLVLQPNLTTLKFTGSVKIVVNILHVTRKIVLHSSGLNITKATITSAQGQQAKPVEFLEYPLHDQIALIAPEALLAGQNYTVDMEYSSNLSDTYYGFYKISYKDENSKQRWFAATQFEPLAARSAFPCFDEPALKATFLIKIKRDEKLSTLSNMPKKATTPVTNGIVQDEFFVSLKMSTYLLAFVVADLKNISRETNGTLVSVYAIPQHLNQVGYALDTAVKLLEFYQKYFFMKYPLEKLDLVAIPDFQSGAMENWGLITFRETTLLFDNSTSSARDKKLITAVIAHELAHQWFGNLVTMEWWNDLWLNEGFATFMEYFAMEEVFPELRSDEDFLTLIFKAMIKDALNSSHPVSSSVQSSEQIEEMFDALSYIKGASLLLMLKHYLTKDVFQAGIEVYLRNHSYGTAQSDDLWDSMNEITSGTLDVKKMMKTWIVHKGFPLVTVVRKGKNISVQQEKFLYRVEPENWTSDASYLWHIPLTYITNRCNFTHCTNAYLLDQKSAVIELPEEVEWIKFNVDMNGYYVVHYAEDWKTLIDLLKKNHTALSPKDRANLINNIFNLARLGRESLEKAFELIDYLNKENSTAPLTQALFQLSFIYSLVDKKGEQQLAARVMHRIEHLLGDKMDQQHWTDDGTLSERELRSTLLAFACTHDIRNCRTTAARMFETWMESNGTVSLPSDVMKAIFAVGAKSDDGWEFLLKMYFSSVSEAEKSKMIEALASTEDARKLIWLMQNSLEGEIIRSQELSHIISTVSQSLPGYLLAWDFVKENWEKLTRKFHLGSYTIQNIITWSTSQFATKAHLLEVKSFFESKSEESSQLHCVKEAIDTIQLNIQWMERNLAKLQELL encoded by the exons ATGATTGAGAATAGCATGTTTGAAGAGGAGCCCGATGTGGTTGACCTGGCAAAAGAGCCTTGTTTACATCCACTGGAGCCTGATGAAGTGGAATATGAACCAAGAAGCTCTCGTCTCTTGGTGCGTGGCCTTGGAGAACATGAAATggatgatgatgaggaggatTATGAGTCATCAGCAAAATTATTGGGGATGTCCTTCATGAACAGAAGCTCGAGTCTGCAGAATAACATGTCTGCATATAGACAAAATCCAAATGGATCATGCTCAGTTCCCTCTACGAGGACCTTGGTGGTTTGCACAGTTGCTTTTGTGATTGCATTTTCATTAATAATAGTGATTTATCTTCTTCCCAAGTGTACATTTACCAAAGAAGGCTGccataaaaaaaatcatacaaTGGAACTAATATATCCTTTGGCAACCAatggaaaattatttccatGGGCAAAAATTAGACTTCCTCCTGATGTTGTACCACTGCACTATGATCTTGTCTTGCAGCCAAATTTAACTACTCTGAAATTTACAGGCTCCGTAAAGATAGTGGTCAACATCCTCCATGTAACTCGTAAGATTGTACTTCACAGCTCAGGACTTAATATCACCAAGGCGACAATTACTTCAGCACAAGGGCAGCAAGCAAAGCCAGTTGAATTCCTGGAATATCCATTGCATGACCAGATTGCACTCATTGCTCCGGAGGCTCTCCTTGCTGGACAGAATTACACTGTCGACATGGAATATTCATCTAATTTATCAGACACCTACTATGGCTTCTACAAAATTTCTTACAAGGATGAGAACTCTAAGCAAAG GTGGTTTGCAGCAACTCAGTTTGAACCTCTGGCAGCAAGGTCTGCTTTTCCATGCTTTGATGAACCAGCACTTAAAGCTACTTTTTTAATCAAGATCAAAAGGGATGAGAAACTTTCCACTCTGTCAAATATGCCAAAG AAAGCCACTACACCTGTGACAAATGGAATTGTTCAAGATGAGTTTTTTGTGAGTTTGAAGATGAGCACCTATCTACTAGCTTTTGTTGTTGCAGACTTGAAAAACATCAGCAGGGAAACTAATGGGACTCTG GTATCTGTCTATGCCATACCGCAGCATCTAAACCAAGTTGGGTATGCCCTAGACACAGCAGTGAAGCTTCTGGAATTTTaccaaaaatacttttttatgAAATACCCTCTTGAAAAATTAG ATCTGGTAGCAATTCCTGATTTTCAATCTGGTGCAATGGAAAATTGGGGCTTGATCACCTTCCGAGAAACAACACTCTTATTTGACAATAGCACTTCTTCAGCAAGGGATAAAAAGCTAATAACTGCAGTGATAGCACATGAGCTTGCCCATCAG TGGTTTGGCAATCTAGTAACTATGGAATGGTGGAATGATCTCTGGCTGAATGAGGGATTTGCCACATTCATGGAATACTTTGCCATGGAGGAGGTTTTTCCAGAATTACGTTCA GATGAAGATTTCCTTACTTTAATTTTCAAGGCTATGATTAAGGATGCCTTGAATTCTTCACATCCAGTCTCTTCTTCTGTTCAGTCGTCAGAGCAAATTGAGGAAATGTTTGATGCTCTTTCTTACATCAAG GGGGCTTCACTTCTTTTGATGCTGAAGCATTATCTCACTAAGGATGTTTTCCAAGCTGGCATTGAGGTATACTTGCGTAATCACAGCTATGGAACTGCCCAGAGTGATGACCTATGGGACAGCATGAATGAG ATTACCAGTGGAACACTAGATGTAAAAAAAATGATGAAGACGTGGATTGTGCATAAAGGATTTCCTTTAGTCACAGTTGTCCGAAAGGGAAAGAATATTTCAGTACAACAGGAGAAATTCTTGTATCGTGTGGAACCGGAAAATTGGACATCAGATGCAAG ttACCTGTGGCATATTCCTCTCACTTACATAACAAATAGGTGCAACTTCACCCATTGCACTAATGCATATTTACTGGATCAGAAGTCAG CTGTCATTGAACTTCCAGAAGAGGTGGAATGGATAAAATTCAATGTGGACATGAATGGCTATTACGTAGTACACTATGCTGAAGACTGGAAAACACTGATTGATctcttgaaaaaaaaccacactgcTCTGAGTCCTAAAGACAGAGCAAATTTGATCAACAATATCTTCAACCTTGCACG TCTAGGAAGAGAGTCTCTGGAAAAGGCCTTTGAGTTGATTGATTACCTCAACAAAGAGAACAGCACTGCACCACTTACTCAAGCTTTGTTCCAGCTGAGTTTTATATACAGCCTTGTAGACAAAAAAGGTGAACAACAACTGGCAGCACGAGTCATG CATAGGATAGAGCACTTGCTTGGAGATAAAATGGATCAACAGCACTGGACAGATGATGGGACCCTGTCTGAACGAGAGCTCCGGTCAACACTGCTGGCTTTTGCCTGCACCCATGATATAAGAAACTGTAGAACAACTGCTGCTAGGATGTTTGAGACTTGGATGGAGTCTAATGGAACAGTAAG TCTGCCTAGTGATGTTATGAAAGCCATATTTGCAGTTGGTGCCAAGTCTGATGATGGCTGGGAATTCCTCCTGAAGATGTATTTCTCTTCAGTttctgaagcagagaaaagcaaaatgatTGAAGCCTTGGCCAGCACAGAAGATGCCAGAAAGCTGATCTG GCTAATGCAGAACAGTCTTGAAGGAGAAATCATCAGGTCACAGGAGCTTTCACATATCATATCAACCGTTAGCCAGAGTTTGCCTGGATATTTGCTGGCCTGGGACTTCGTCAAAGAGAACTGGGAAAAGCTTACACGAAA GTTTCACCTAGGCTCTTATACTATCCAGAATATTATTACCTGGTCAACTTCTCAGTTTGCAACAAAGGCACATCTGCTTGAG GTCAAGTCATTTTTTGAGTCAAAATCAGAAGAGAGTTCTCAACTGCATTGTGTAAAAGAGGCAATTGACACAATTCAGCTCAATATCCAGTGGATGGAGAGAAACTTGGCAAAGCTACAAGAACTGCTGTAG